The following proteins are co-located in the Cryptococcus neoformans var. grubii H99 chromosome 1, complete sequence genome:
- a CDS encoding large subunit ribosomal protein L31e produces MVATKERKTRTPRSALHDVVTREYTIHLHKRVHDLSFKKKAPKAIKEIVKFAQKSMGVNDVRVSPGLNQAVWARGVRSPPRRIRVRLERKRNDDEGAKEKLYVVASVVEGVTSFKGLQTVVVENDE; encoded by the exons ATG GTTGCTACCAAGGAACGAAAG ACCCGAACTCCCCGATCCGCTCTCCACGACGTCGTCACCAGGGAGTACaccatccacctccacaAGCGAGTGCACGACCTCTCCTTCAAGAAGA AGGCCCCCAAGGCCATTAAGGAGATTGTCAAGTTTGCCCAGAAGTCTATGGGCGTTAACGATGTTCGTGTCTCCCCCGGTCTTAACCAGGCCGTCTGGGCCCGAGGTGTCCGATCTCCTCCCCGTAGGATCAGGGTCAGGCtcgagaggaagaggaacgaCGATGAGGGTGCCAAGGAGAAGTTGTACGTTGTCGCTAGCGTTGTTGAGGGTGTCACCAGCTTCAAG GGTCTCCAAAccgttgttgttgagaaCGACGAGTAA
- a CDS encoding RNA-binding protein rnp24: MSKDSKSSTKMRTPKSERTPEEQAKRDAKKAAKKAAKLAEVVPEPSPEESKAEEAEIAPVAEGEPTSPETKKRKREAAAEGEELEIDVSAPAPLSKAELRAARKKAKRGDAIPYAPKIRDYEKVPKSNVQSEEGKEGEKDVSGSGKRQNSVWIGNLAFKTTPEGLKEFLEKGVAELGGKGEGSVTRVNLPKKSNKAGFSENKGFAYVDFATPELQELGVQLSERNFEGRRLLIKKGDDHNPTANARTPKPLSTKAQDIGSSSKRPETSTLYMGNLPFDATEEALRDLIEGNAPDREVVDEEGAEEIGARGGKKSGLKKVRLAAFEDTGRCKGFAFLDFISARHAKFSLGNRKNHFFNGRRLNLEFASEEAAKRSGAARPKEKTKEKYSKPRGGPGVDDESNEKTAEDSGDRRGKKWETSGRPRPGAALAMAKRENVAIVEGAGQKITFD; the protein is encoded by the exons ATGTCCAAAGACTCCAAATCAAGTACCAAGATGCGCACCCCCAAGTCTGAGAGAACTCCTGAAGAACAGGCAAAGAGAGACGCCAAAAAAGCTGCAAAGAAGGCTGCCAAACTTGCCGAAGTTGTTCCAGAGCCCAGCCCCGAGGAAAGCAaagcagaagaggcagagatAGCTCCTGTTGCGGAAGGGGAACCTACTTCTCCCGAAACAAAGAAGCGAAAGAGAGAGGCTGCTGCCGAAGGTGAAGAACTCGAAATCGACGTCTCAGCGCCTGCACCTCTTTCCAAAGCTGAGCTTCGTGCGGCACGAAAGAAGGCCAAGCGTGGGGACGCCATCCCCTATGCGCCCAAGATCAGAGATTACGAAAAGGTTCCAAAATCAAACGTGCAATCTGAGGAGGGTAAGGAGGGGGAAAAGGACGTCTCTGGTTCAGGCAAAAGGCAAAACTCGGTGTGGATTGGAAATTTGGCCTTCAAGACTACACCAGAAGGACTGAAGGAATTCTTGGAAAAGGGTGTAGCGGAGCTCGGAGGCAAGGGAGAGGGGAGCGTCACAAGAGTCAATttgccaaaaaaaagcaaTAAAGCTGGGTTCTCCGAGAACAAGGG CTTCGCCTACGTTGACTTTGCTACCCCTGAGCTTCAGGAGCTTGGTGTTCAACTGAGCGAACGCAACTTTGAGGGCCGCCGCCTCCTCATCAAAAAGGGTGATGACCATAACCCGACTGCCAACGCTCGTACACCCAAACCCCTTTCCACCAAGGCTCAAGACAttggctcttcttcaaagcgACCAGAGACTTCCACTTTATACATGGGTAACCTACCGTTCGATGCTACGGAAGAAGCTTTACGTGATCTCATCGAGGGCAACGCTCCCGATAGGGAAGTTGTagacgaggaaggtgcCGAGGAGATTGGTGCTAGGGGTGGCAAGAAGAGCGGTTTGAAGAAAGTTAGATTGGCTGCTTTCGAGGATACTGGAAGATGTAAGGG ATTTGCGTTCCTTGACTTTATCTCTGCTAGACACGCCAAGTTCTCTCTCGGCAACAGGAAGAACCACTTTTTCAATGGGCGAAGACTAAATCTTGAA TTTGCttctgaagaagcagcTAAGCGCAGTGGTGCTGCCAGacccaaggagaagactaAGGAAAAGTACAGCAAGCCCCGAGGAGGGCCTGGTGTGGATGACGAATCGAACGAAAAGACTGCTGAAGATTCAGGCGACAGGCGTGGTAAGAAATGGGAGACTAGCGGACGACCTCGACCTGGTGCAGCTCTGGCCATGGCCAAAAGAGAGAACGTTGCGATTGTGGAGGGTGCAGGACAGAAAATCACTTTCGATTAG
- a CDS encoding RuvB-like helicase 2: MAANISLQPTSMRDVTKMERIGVHSHIHGLGLDSNLEPRASSQGMIGQGKARKAAGVILKMVQEGRIAGRAILMAGPPSTGKTALAMAMTQTLGSDVPFVMLTASEVFSLEISKTESLTQAFRRAIGVRIKEETELIEGEVVEIQVDRSVTGATKTGRLTLKTTDMETVYDLGSKMIDQLQKEKVLAGDVVSIDKASGRISKLGRSFGRAKDYDAMGADTRFVACPDGELQTRKEVVHTVSLHEIDVINSRTQGFLALFAGDTGEIKPELRAQINGKVAEWREEGKAEIVPGVLFIDEVHMLDIECFSFLNRAMENELAPLVVMASNRGITRIRGTKYKSPHGIPADLLDRMLIISTNKYEEDEMREIVKIRAEEEDVRLSPAALDLLATMGIQTSLRYALNLIAPSSLLAQRRKSPQADVEDVRMAYKYFCDVERSAQYAKETSGMMFGETEEINGDMEIDT; the protein is encoded by the exons ATG GCCGCCAACATCTCACTTCAGCCGACATCTATGCGCGATGTCACAAAGATGGAACGTATCG GTGTTCATTCTCACATCCACGGCCTCGGTCTTGACTCCAACCTTGAACCTCGCGCCTCGTCACAAGGCATGATCGGTCAAGGAAAGGCGCGAAAAGCTGCAGGTGTGATTTTGAAGATGgttcaagaaggaagaatagCGGGCAGGGCGATCTTGATGGCTGGTCCTCCTAGCACAGGCAAGACAGCTCTGGCTATGG CTATGACACAGACATTGGGGAGCGATGTGCCATTTGTGATGCTCACGGCCTCTGAGGTGTTTTCTCTCGAG ATCTCGAAAACGGAGTCTTTGACTCAAGCGTTCCGAAGGGCTATTGGTGTGAGGATAAAGGAAGAGACAGAGTTGATTGAAGGTGAAGTGGTGGAAATTCAGGTGGACAGGAGCGTCACTGGT GCTACAAAAACCGGTCGATTGACTCTGAAAACCACTGACATGGAAACTGTGTACGACCTTGGTTCTAAAATGATCGATCAGCTgcaaaaggagaaggtttTAGCCGGCGACGTTGTGAGCATTGACAAAGCCAGTGGAAGAATTTCCAAGCTAGGAAGGAGTTTCGGGAGAGCAAAGGACTATGATGCCATGGGAGCGGAC ACTCGATTTGTTGCTTGCCCTGACGGCGAGCTCCAAACCCGTAAGGAAGTTGTCCACACAGTTTCCCTCCACGAAATCGATGTCATCAATTCTCGAACGCAAGGCTTCCTTGCTCTCTTTGCCGGCGACACTGGCGAGATTAAGCCTGAGCTTCGAGCTCAAATTAACGGCAAGGTTGCCgagtggagggaggaaggcaagGCTGAGATTGTCCCCGGCGTTTTATTCATTGATGAAGTGCATATGCTCGATATTGAGTGCTTCTCGTTCCTTAACCGGGCTATGGAGAACGAGTTGGCGCCGCTGGTAGTGATGGCTTCCAACCGAGGCATCACCAGGATAAGAGGAACCAAGTATAAGAGCCCACATGGTATTCCGGCAGACCTGTTGGACAGGATGTTGATCATCTCCACAAATAaatatgaagaagatgaaatgCGTGAAATTGTCAAGATCAG agctgaggaagaagacgtcCGACTCTCACCCGCCgctcttgatcttctcgCCACCATGGGTATCCAAACTTCCCTCCGTTATGCACTCAACCTTATCgcgccttcttcccttcttgcccAGAGAAGAAAGTCACCGCAAGCAGACGTGGAAGATGTGAGAATGGCTTATAAATATTTCTGCGATGTCGAGAGGAGTGCGCAATATGCGAAGGAAACAAGCGGTATGATGTTTGGCGAAACTGAAGAGATCAATGGAGACATGGAGATTGATACTTGA
- a CDS encoding UDP-glucose 4-epimerase, with amino-acid sequence MTQLKRVLVTGGLGYIGSHVVVSLLLTGKYQPIVIDNCHNSYPEALNRCAEIARDELGADAPQPILHDLDLRDASAIEQVFEQYAADGGIWAVIHLAALKAVGESAELPLSYYRVNVAGSISLLEIMAKYSCNNLVFSSSATVYGTPATIPIPETSPLIPESCYGRTKAMVEEIIHDLTKVGAEEGKPNLRAVSVRYFNPAGAHPSGKLGEEPRGKPGNLLPLLAQMAVGREKSQLKVFGTDFPTPDGTCVRDYLHIMDLAHGHVLALDALAVPSSRPNIFSEIDPKDGYFRAFNLGRGQGMSVLNMIEAMRKATGFDYQYEIVGRRKGDVPDLTADPSLAQKELGFVAKEDLESMCRDLWNFQTRHPTGYSS; translated from the exons ATGACTCAGCTCAAG CGCGTCCTTGTCACCGGTGGTCTGGGTTACATTGGCTCCCACGTTGTcgtctctctcctcctgaCAGGCAAATACCAGCCCATTGTTATTGACAACTGCCACAACTCGTATCCAGAAGCTCTCAATCGATGCGCCGAGATTGCGCGTGACGAGCTGGGTGCTGATGCTCCTCAACCGATATTACACGATCTCGATCTGAGAGATGCTTCCGCGATCGAACAAGTGTTTGAGCAGTACGCGGCGGATGGTGGCATCTGGGCTGTCATTCACTTGGCTGCCCTCAAGGCTGTGGGCGAATCTGCAGAGCTTCCGCTCAGTTACTATAGAGTAAATGTTGCCGGGTCAATTTCATTGCTCGAG ATAATGGCCAAATACTCTTGCAAcaatctcgtcttctcttcgTCCGCAACAGTCTACGGCACTCCTGCCACTATCCCTATCCCGGAAACTTCCCCGCTGATTCCCGAATCATGTTACGGTCGCACAAAAGCAATGGTCGAGGAGATCATCCACGATTTGACCAAAGTCGGTGCCGAAGAGGGCAAGCCTAATTTGAGGGCGGTCAGTGTCCGGTATTTCAA CCCTGCAGGTGCACACCCTTCTGGTAAACTTGGTGAAGAACCTCGAGGTAAACCAGGAAACCTTCTCCCACTCCTTGCCCAGATGGCAGTTGGCCGAGAAAAATCGCAACTCAAAGTCTTTGGCACGGATTTCCCCACCCCCGATGGTACATGCGTCAGAGACTATCTTCACATCATGGATCTTGCCCATGGCCACGTGCTTGCGCTTGACGCTCTTGCCGTTCCCTCGTCCCGACCCAATATCTTTTCTGAAATTGATCCCAAGGATGGTTACTTCCGTGCTTTCAATCTCGGCAGAGGACAGGGTATGAGCGTCTTGAACATGATTGAAGCGATGAGGAAGGCAACAGGGTTTGATTACCAATATGAGATTGTGGGAAGGAG GAAAGGAGACGTCCCAGATCTTACTGCCGACCCTTCTCTCGCCCAAAAAGAACTCGGTTTTGTCGCAAAAGAAGATCTTGAATCCATGTGCAGAGATCTCTGGAACTTCCAAACAAGACATCCCACAGGCTACTCATCTTAG
- a CDS encoding transmembrane receptor, with amino-acid sequence MLVNNLFYLIAALVTSAFVVAQDDGWHIDYVYTLMNAQLDPIVFPNGQSDHMHKIIGGSRMAAYYNFEDYQSAKCSSLRVQADKSNYWMPNLYFISEDANGTNMYTSIPAKSRFYYFLSRSTQNEAVIPFPKGLRIVAGDPNNKAVTKVATFTCHVKADFSDSIDANNFHFDRDCPYGMRIELFFPACWDGKNLYKSDGSHMSYPSRSVRSGRCPWTHPVRLPHIQLEYTWHVSTVAPGVPLKGRLAWANGDTTGYGVHGDFVNGWDLDVLRRALSDPTCVGIKKAIPMEECLTLNNYFDDAAARACTPELGTPAEPYGNNDKVPVPVLPGCNPLWGASGPKPTCNPPVPPLDLSKFKGRDGQYIAEDDERRDFVLPTTPGWKNIACLHDITSISGGVSYIDASITVSSCQSHCLTAGYRYAATGQQGTTWHCVCGTGISDTATVETGMCLIACPGDPSQLCGGSYIYNIFYAPPGTINTDSTNVRADGSKYVGCYKNPSNPSTGLLGASTYSFQSNAMTTEICISACAQKGTNWALTTRGRWCYCGNDWNYGSGPIVPNSQCNVPCNGKSSEVCGDHYRSSVYDITPVKVELSTAVHLAGHQGCYEDTGSRLGMTKSSWTSTTMTQWQCINGCSELGYAYAGIFRGNQCHCGNPNSNLVSLPASQCQNQCAGNSSITCGGSAAMDLYTVAAATVTLGTVASKKPPGYVGCFKDQGSNAAFTGNVYTHRSNSMDTEMCKQICLEFGYTYAGLKNANECRCGNNHPASQRMVSSLYCTASCSGSSSQTCGAAGYLEGYNIADTMSTISKPEGWRGCYTDNSRSRTLQGYSYSANGMTSKVCRATCGNKGFTLAAVEFGSQCFCGNSLSGGTRVPASACSMPCSGNRDETCGAGGHLDLFNATGVSVVSNGIAGYMGCFADYFALNGASYSSDWLSVDSCNQWCYARGAKYSSVRNGNTCKCSSKAPSSFTTTESCNNPCSGDSTQHCGTRSAVAVYELSSTNIKSGDFVISSSSSGYVGCYREGSSRLLPSYSFSSSSMTNDMCITNCKSLDYDFAGTKNGNECHCAAKLDATSGGYRMQDRVCSKACNGGSGNCGAGGTLSVWSTARGTVPSTAEGLKGCFAKDSFISSASLSYSGSYMTTDLCRRACRAGGYSIAGLTNGYTCGCSSSTNYGARQAPAVCNAPCRGNPSQTCGEAHSTAVSIFDTTGAGAQTPSGYPQYYVGCIADKPNPRTLPDFSYRDPAMTSGLCRQQAVAKGYAMYGTEFSVECFASNRKPNVGLLPDSYCAATCGGSSTEKCGNGGRLSYYAIPDGVGAASSSSKRRQLPPPPASSAVVNASSSESVTRRSLPSSELKGRDLNRVVHRPRGWYTRA; translated from the exons ATGCTCGtcaacaacctcttctACTTGATCGCCGCCTTGGTAACGTCTGCGTTCGTCGTGGCCCAAGATGATGGCTGGCATATCGACTACGTTTACACCCTCATGAACGCGCAGCTAGACCCGATTGTCTTTCCTAACGGACAATCTGACCACATGCACAAGATTATCGGCGGTTCTCGGATGGCGGCCTACTACAATTTCGAAGACTACCAGTCTGCAAAATGCTCTTCGCTGAGGGTCCAAGCAGACAAGTCCAATTATTGGATGCCAA ACCTTTATTTCATCAGCGAGGATGCTAATGGCACCAACATGTATACGTCTATACCTGCCAAGAGCCGGTTCTATTACTTCCTCTCTAGAAGTACCCAAAATGAGGCAGTTATCCCATTCCCCAAAGGCCTTCGTATAGTCGCCGGTGACCCAAACAACAAAGCTGTTACCAAAGTCGCTACATTCACATGCCACGTGAAAGCCGATTTCAGCGACAGCATCGACGCGAACAACTTCCATTTCGACCGTGACTGTCCCTACGGTATGAGAATTGAATTGTTCTTTCCGGCTTGttgggatgggaagaaccTATACAAGTCGGATGGATCCCACATGTCGTATCCCAGTCGAAGTGTCCGATCAGGTCGATGCCCTTGGACCCATCCTGTTAGGCTTCCGCATATCCAATTGGAATATACTTGGCACGTGTCCACAGTTGCACCTGGCGTACCTTTGAAAGGACGATTGGCTTGGGCAAATGGTGACACC ACTGGCTACGGTGTCCATGGGGATTTTGTGAACGGTTGGGATTTGGATGTTTTAAGAAGGGCACTGAGCGATCCCACATGTGTCGGAATCAAGAAGGCAAT TCCAATGGAGGAATGTCTCACTCTCAACAACTATTTTGACGATGCGGCCGCTCGAGCTTGTACCCCTGAGCTCGGTACCCCCGCTGAACCATATGGTAACAACGATAAGGTCCCTGTTCCTGTTCTCCCCGGCTGCAATCCTCTTTGGGGCGCCAGCGGACCCAAACCTACTTGCAATCCTCCAGTCCCCCCCCTCGATCTCTCCAAATTCAAGGGCAGAGACGGTCAATACATTGCTGAGGACGATGAGCGTCGCGATTTTGTCCTCCCCACAACTCCTGGCTGGAAGAATATTGCCTGCTTACACGACATTACCTCAATTTCTGGGGGTGTGTCTTACATAGACGCGTCTATCACTGTCAGCTCATGTCAATCCCACTGCCTTACTGCAGGGTATCGCTATGCTGCAACAGGTCAACAAGGTACCACGTGGCATTGCGTTTGTGGCACGGGTATCAGCGATACGGCCACCGTCGAGACTGGCATGTGCCTCATTGCTTGTCCTGGTGATCCATCTCAATTGTGCGGTGGCTCCTACATTTATAACATCTTCTATGCCCCTCCCGGAACCATCAACACCGATTCTACCAATGTTCGTGCCGACGGTTCCAAGTACGTTGGCTGTTATAAGAACCCTTCCAACCCTTCCACCGGTCTTTTAGGCGCTTCTACCTACAGTTTCCAGTCTAACGCCATGACTACTGAGATTTGCATCAGTGCTTGTGCTCAGAAAGGAACTAACTGGGCGCTCACCACTAGAGGGAGGTGGTGTTATTGCGGTAACGACTGGAACTATGGTTCTGGCCCCATCGTACCCAACTCTCAGTGCAATGTCCCGTGTAATGGAAAGTCGAGCGAAGTCTGTGGTGACCATTACAGGTCTTCAGTTTATGATATTACCCCTGTCAAGGTTGAGCTCTCTACTGCTGTCCATCTTGCTGGTCATCAGGGTTGTTATGAAGACACTGGCAGCCGTCTTGGCATGACGAAAAGTAGCTGGACGTCGACCACCATGACTCAATGGCAGTGTATCAACGGATGCTCCGAGCTTGGATACGCTTATGCTGG TATTTTTAGAGGCAATCAATGTCACTGCGGCAACCCCAACTCCAATCTTGTCAGCCTTCCTGCCAGCCAGTGTCAAAATCAGTGTGCGGGTAACTCGAGCATTACCTGCGGCGGTTCAGCAGCCATGGATCTTTAcactgttgctgctgccaCAGTAACTCTTGGGACTGTCGCTTCCAAGAAGCCTCCTGGTTACGTTGGGTGCTTCAAGGATCAGGGGTCTAACGCGGCCTTCACCGGCAATGTCTACACTCACAGATCAAACTCCATGGACACTGAAATGTGCAAGCAAATTTGTCTCGAATTTGGTTACACTTACGCTGG TCTGAAGAATGCAAACGAATGTCGCTGTGGCAATAATCATCCTGCTAGCCAGCGAATGGTCAGCAGTCTTTACTGTACGGCGTCTTGCTCTGGTAGCTCTAGCCAGACTTGCGGCGCTGCCGGGTATCTTGAAGGGTATAACATCGCAGACACCATGTCAACAATCAGCAAGCCCGAAGGCTGGCGCGGATGCTACACTGATAATTCCAGGAGCCGTACTCTTCAAGGTTATTCCTACTCTGCCAACGGCATGACCTCCAAGGTTTGCCGAGCCACTTGTGGTAACAAGGGCTTCACTTTAGCTGCTGTTGAATTCGGGTCACAGTGTTTCT GCGGTAACTCTCTGTCGGGCGGCACCCGAGTTCCAGCGTCTGCTTGCAGCATGCCATGCTCTGGCAACAGGGATGAGACTTGTGGGGCTGGCGGTCACCTCGATCTCTTCAACGCCACAGGTGTTTCTGTGGTGAGCAACGGGATCGCCGGATATATGGGTTGCTTCGCGGACTACTTCGCCCTTAATGGCGCCTCCTACTCTAGTGACTGGCTTTCTGTTGACTCTTGCAACCAATGGTGCTATGCTCGAGGCGCTAAGTATAGCTCAGTGCGCAACGGCAACACCTGCAAATGCTCTTCTAAGgctccttcctcctttaCTACTACCGAGTCCTGCAACAATCCTTGTTCAGGCGACTCTACCCAGCATTGTGGTACCCGTAGCGCTGTTGCGGTGTATGaactctcttccaccaacaTTAAGTCAGGTGACTTTGTGATTTCAAGCAGCTCTTCCGGCTATGTTGGTTGTTACAGGGAAGGTTCATCGCGTTTGCTCCCCAGctactccttctcctcatcttcgatGACCAACGACATGTGTATCACTAATTGCAAGTCCCTTGATTATGATTTCGCTGGAAC gaagaatgggaatgaGTGTCACTGTGCGGCTAAACTGGATGCCACTTCCGGCGGTTACAGGATGCAAGATCGCGTCTGTTCTAAAGCCTGCAACGGCGGTAGCGGTAATTGCGGTGCTGGTGGTACCCTTTCAGTGTGGTCTACCGCCAGGGGTACCGTTCCATCGACTGCTGAAGGTCTTAAAGGATGCTTCGCCAAGGATAGCTTCATTTCTTCTGCGTCTCTCTCCTACTCTGGCAGTTACATGACTACCGACCTATGTCGACGTGCTTGCCGAGCTGGGGGTTACTCTATTGCAGGTCTGACTAACGGCTATACCTGTGGCTGCAGCAGCTCTACCAATTATGGAGCTAGGCAAGCACCTGCTGTTTGTAACGCTCCTTGCAGGGGCAATCCATCACAGACCTGCGGTGAGGCCCATTCTACTGCTGTTTCAATCTTCGACACAACAGGTGCAGGCGCTCAAACTCCTTCTGGGTACCCTCAGTATTATGTGGGGTGTATCGCGGACAAACCAAATCCCAGGACTCTGCCAGACTTCTCATACAGGGACCCTGCCATGACCAGCGGGCTTTGTCGCCAACAGGCTGTTGCTAAAGGTTACGCTATGTACGGTACTGAGTTTTCCGTAGAATGTTTTGCGAGCAACAGGAAGCCCAATGTCGGCCTTTTGCCCGATTCTTACTGTGCTGCGACATGTGGTG GTTCTTCAACTGAAAAGTGTGGGAATGGTGGTCGATTGTCATACTACGCCATCCCAGACGGCGTTGGGGCTGCTAGTTCTTCCTCTAAGCGGCGTCAACTTCCACCCCCGCCAGCCTCTTCTGCGGTGGTCAATGCTAGTTCTAGCGAGAGCGTCACAAGGCGGtcgcttccttcctcagAATTGAAGGGGAGGGACCTTAACCGAGTAGTCCACCGACCAAGAGGATGGTACACCCGAGCATAG
- a CDS encoding phosphoribosylaminoimidazolecarboxamide formyltransferase/IMP cyclohydrolase, giving the protein MSSEAPIALLSVYDKTGLLPFAKSLKELGFRLLGSGGTAKMIREAGMEIEDVSNITKAPEMLGGRVKTLHPAVHGGILSRDIPSDLADLATNKISPITLVVCNLYPFVLQTAKPDCTLAGAIEEIDIGGVTLLRAAAKNHGRVSIISSPSDYETIVAELRAKGEVSAETRRGLAIKAFEDTKSYDEAISDYFRKVYATPGVEEEMKAGAGVGYQRLGLRYGANPHQKPAQAFVEQGEMPIKVLSGSPGYINLLDALNSWALVKELAAGLDLPAAASFKHVSPAGAAVGLPLDERAAKVFGVEDLKELSPLACAYARARGADRMSSFGDFIALSHTVDTPTAKIISREVSDGVIAPGYEPEALEILSKKKGGKYCVLQMDPTYVPPEIETRQVYGISLQQKRNDCKIDESLFKNVVTANKDLPKSAVTDLVVATLALKYTQSNSVCYALNGTVIGLGAGQQSRIHCTRLAGDKADNWWLRHHPRVLELPFKKGTKRADKANAIDLFVTGQAFEAEGGERAQWESLFETVPEPLTKEEREKHMKELTGVACASDAFFPFPDNVHRAKRSGATYLAAPSGSIMDKECIKAADESNLVFCHTDLRLFHH; this is encoded by the exons ATGTCTTCCGAGGCTCCTATCG CCCTTCTCTCCGTCTACGACAAGACTGGCCTCCTTCCCTTCGCCAAAAGCCTCAAAGAGCTAGGCTTCAGGCTCTTGGGCAGCGGTGGTACCGCCAAAATGATCCGAGAGGCTGGTATGGAGATCGA GGATGTTTCCAACATCACCAAGGCCCCTGAGATGTTGGGCGGTCGAGTCAAGACCCTTCACCCCGCTGTTCACGGTG GTATCCTTTCTCGAGATATTCCTTCTGACCTTGCCGACCTTGCTACCAACAAAATCTCTCCCATCACTCTCGTTGTCTGCAACCTTTACCCTTTCGTCCTTCAAACCGCAAAGCCTGACTGCACCCTTGCCGGTGCCATTGAGGAGATCGACATCGGCGGTGTCACCCTTCTTCGTGCTGCTGCCAAGAATCATGGTCGTGTCTCcatcatttcttctccttccgaCTATGAGACCATTGTCGCTGAGCTCAGAGCCAAGGGCGAGGTCTCTGCCGAGACCAGGAGAGGTCTTGCCATCAAGGCATTCGAGGACACCAAGAGCTACGACGAGGCTATCAGTGATTACTTCAGGAAGGTTTACGCTACTCCCGGcgttgaggaggaaatgaagGCTGGCGCCGGTGTTGGATACCAGAGGCTGGGTCTGAGGTACGGTGCCAACCCTCACCAGAAGCCTGCCCAAGCTTTCGTTGAGCAGGGTGAGATGCCCATTAAGGTTCTCTCCGGCTCCCCCGGTTACATCAACCTCCTTGACGCCCTCAACTCTTGGGCGCTCGTCAAGGAGCTCGCCGCCGGCCTCGATCttcctgctgctgcttcctTCAAGCACGTCTCTCCCGCCGGTGCCGCCGTCGGTCTTCCCCTCGACGAGCGTGCCGCCAAGGTCTTTGGTGTTGAAGACTTGAAGGAGTTGTCTCCTCTTGCTTGCGCCTACGCTAGGGCTCGAGGTGCCGATAGGATGTCTTCTTTTGGTGATTTCATCGCTCTCTCCCACACTGTCGACACTCCTACCGCCAAGATCATCTCTCGAGAAGTCTCAGACGGTGTCATCGCGCCTGGCTACGAGCCTGAGGCTCTTGAGATCctcagcaagaagaagggtggcAAGTACTGTGTCCTCCAGATGGACCCCACCTACGTTCCCCCCGAGATCGAAACCCGACAGGTCTACGGCATTTCCCTTCAACAGAAGCGAAACGACTGCAAGATTGACGAGTCCCTCTTTAAAAATGTTGTCACCGCCAACAAGGATCTCCCCAAGTCTGCCGTCACCGATCTCGTCGTCGCTACCCTTGCTCTCAAGTACACCCAATCGAACTCCGTTTGTTACGCTCTTAATGGTACCGTCATCGGTCTCGGTGCCGGTCAGCAGTCTCGTATCCACTGCACTCGTCTCGCTGGTGACAAGGCTGACAACTGGTGGCTTCGACACCACCCTCGTGTCCTCGAGTTGCCCTTCAAGAAAGGCACCAAGCGAGCCGACAAGGCCAATGCCATCGATTTGTTCGTCACTGGCCAGGCGTTTGAAGCCGAGGGTGGTGAGCGTGCTCAGTGGGAGAGCTTGTTCGAGACTGTGCCCGAGCCTTTGACtaaggaggaaagggaaaagcaCATGAAGGAGCTGACTGGTGTCGCTTGTGCCTCTGACGcctttttccccttccccgACAATGTTCACCGAGCGAAGAGGAGCGGCGCTACCTACCTCGCAGCCCCCAGTGGAAGTATCATGGACAAGGAATGTATTAAAGCTGCGGATGAGAGTAACTTGGTGTTCTGCCACACTGACTTGAGATTG TTCCACCATTAA
- a CDS encoding protein SYM1, which translates to MAGLMGKYAAFLTRRPVLGNMISSAVLFATGDVIAQQLIEKKGADHDLPRTARIVTWGGLLFAPTVNLWFRTLERIPIRSRWPATFARVGLDQFGFAPVILSGFFTAMTFMEGNDFNAAKLKWHESFFPTLQANWMLFIPFQMLNMGLVPLQYRLLAVNAVNIPWNAFLSLQNAKGKEAEESAIAISKKE; encoded by the exons ATGGCCGGTCTTATGGGAAAGTACGCTGCGTTTCTGACTAGGAGGCCTGTGTTGGGGAACATGATTTCTTCAGCC GTTCTTTTCGCGACTGGCGACGTTATCGCCCAGCAGCTCattgagaagaaaggagcCGACCATGATTTGCCCCGTACAGC TCGTATCGTCACCTGGGGTGGTCTTCTCTTTGCTCCAACCGTGAATTTGTGGTTCAGGACCCTCGAGCGGATTCCCATCAGATCTCGATGGCCAGCCACCTTTGCCCGAGTCGGCCTTGACCAGTTTGGTTTCGCACCTGTCATTCTGTCCG GATTCTTTACCGCAATGACCTTCATGGAGGGCAACGACTTTAACGCAGCCAAGCTCAAGTGGCACGAG tccttcttccccactTTGCAGGCGAACTGGATGCT TTTCATCCCCTTCCAGATGCTCAACATG GGC CTTGTTCCCCTTCAATACCGACTTCTTGCAGTCAACGCTGTTAATATCCCCTGGAAtgctttcctctctctccaaaatgccaagggcaaggaggCTGAGGAAAGCGCTATTGCTATCTCCAAGAAGGAGTAA